In Alistipes ihumii AP11, a genomic segment contains:
- a CDS encoding NAD-dependent epimerase/dehydratase family protein, whose protein sequence is MKRILIVGAGGQIGSELTTFLRGLYGNANVVAADVRECRALSETGPFVVLNALDPHAYGYTVNKYKVDTIFNLVALLSAVGEKDPQLAWNINMGALMNSLDIARQYGCSLFTPSSIGAFGLSSPKERTPQDTLMRPNTIYGVCKVTGELLSDYYHSKYGVDTRSVRFPGIISSVTLPGGGTTDYAVEIFYDAVKTDRFVCPIPGDVYMDMMYMPDALNACVRLMEADPARLVHRNAFNITSMSFTPEILAAEIRKHMPDFEMTYRIDPVKEGIARSWPDSMDDACARREWDWAPTWDLASMTADMLRNVERKHREGKV, encoded by the coding sequence ATGAAAAGAATTCTGATCGTGGGGGCCGGCGGGCAGATCGGCTCCGAGCTGACGACATTTCTGCGCGGCCTGTACGGGAATGCCAACGTCGTGGCGGCCGATGTCCGCGAGTGCCGCGCGCTGAGCGAGACGGGGCCGTTCGTCGTGCTGAACGCACTCGATCCGCATGCTTACGGCTATACGGTCAACAAGTACAAGGTCGATACGATTTTCAACCTGGTCGCGCTGCTGAGCGCCGTGGGCGAGAAAGACCCTCAGCTGGCTTGGAATATCAACATGGGGGCGCTGATGAACTCGCTCGACATAGCCCGCCAGTACGGCTGCTCGTTGTTCACTCCCAGCTCGATCGGCGCGTTCGGCTTGTCGTCGCCCAAGGAGCGTACGCCTCAGGACACGCTGATGCGACCGAATACGATTTACGGCGTATGCAAGGTCACGGGCGAGCTGCTGAGCGACTACTATCACAGCAAGTACGGGGTCGATACGCGCAGCGTCCGTTTCCCGGGCATCATCTCGAGCGTTACGCTGCCGGGCGGGGGCACGACGGACTATGCCGTCGAGATTTTCTACGATGCGGTGAAAACGGACCGCTTCGTCTGTCCGATTCCGGGCGACGTCTATATGGACATGATGTACATGCCCGACGCGCTGAACGCCTGCGTGCGACTGATGGAGGCCGATCCGGCTCGTCTGGTCCATCGCAATGCTTTCAATATCACGTCGATGAGCTTCACTCCGGAGATACTGGCCGCCGAAATCCGCAAGCATATGCCCGATTTTGAAATGACCTACCGGATCGATCCCGTCAAGGAGGGTATCGCCCGTAGCTGGCCCGACTCGATGGACGATGCCTGCGCCCGCCGCGAGTGGGACTGGGCCCCTACGTGGGACCTCGCTTCGATGACTGCCGACATGCTCCGGAACGTGGAGCGGAAGCACCGCGAGGGAAAAGTCTGA
- a CDS encoding nitroreductase family protein has product MKRDFKEALLHRRSYYRIGADSPVSDERIREAIDFAVLHVPSAFNSQSTRIVLLLGESHKRLWEITKETLRKIVPAEAFPGTEAKIDGSFGAGHGTVLFFEDRATVKRLQEAYPTYSERFPVWAQHTSAMHQLAIWTMLEDMGLGASLQHYNPLIDEAVRSAWSLDPEWELVAQMPFGAPSGEPGPKEFQPLEGRVLVFD; this is encoded by the coding sequence ATAAAAAGAGATTTCAAAGAGGCACTCCTGCATAGGCGGTCCTACTACCGCATCGGAGCCGACTCGCCGGTATCCGACGAGCGAATCCGCGAAGCGATCGACTTCGCCGTCCTGCATGTCCCGTCCGCTTTCAACTCACAGTCGACGCGCATCGTACTGCTATTGGGCGAAAGCCACAAAAGGCTATGGGAGATAACGAAAGAGACGTTGCGCAAAATCGTCCCGGCCGAGGCTTTCCCCGGTACGGAAGCCAAAATCGACGGCAGTTTCGGAGCCGGGCATGGAACCGTTCTGTTCTTCGAGGACCGCGCGACAGTCAAGCGGCTGCAGGAAGCCTACCCTACCTACAGCGAGCGGTTCCCCGTGTGGGCGCAGCACACCTCGGCCATGCACCAGCTGGCGATCTGGACCATGCTGGAGGATATGGGCCTCGGAGCCTCCCTGCAACATTACAATCCGCTGATCGACGAAGCCGTCCGTTCGGCATGGAGTCTCGATCCGGAATGGGAGCTGGTAGCGCAGATGCCGTTCGGTGCCCCGTCCGGAGAACCGGGCCCGAAAGAGTTCCAGCCGCTGGAGGGAAGAGTGCTCGTGTTCGACTGA
- a CDS encoding 3'-5' exonuclease — protein MEKTYADSITSEAVNLLPTGSFPGEIVVVDRSELIADACAYLSECDIIGFDTETRPSFTKGVMNKVSLLQLSSGERAFLFRLNRIALEKPLLQLLSSDRVVKAGVAIRDDIRVLRQLRHFTPGGFVELQNIAPEYGITDKSLRKLAAIVLGVRISKAQRLSNWEAKQLTPAQQLYAATDAWIGREIYLKLKK, from the coding sequence ATGGAAAAAACGTACGCCGACAGCATCACCAGCGAAGCGGTCAACCTGCTCCCGACGGGGTCCTTCCCCGGCGAGATCGTCGTCGTGGACCGCAGCGAGCTGATCGCCGACGCGTGCGCGTACCTGTCGGAATGCGACATAATCGGCTTCGACACGGAGACCCGCCCGTCGTTCACCAAAGGCGTGATGAACAAGGTGTCGCTGCTGCAACTCTCGTCCGGCGAGCGGGCCTTTCTGTTCCGGCTGAACCGCATCGCGCTCGAAAAGCCGTTGCTGCAGCTGCTCTCCTCGGACCGAGTCGTCAAGGCCGGAGTCGCCATCCGCGACGATATCCGCGTACTCAGGCAACTGAGGCATTTCACCCCGGGCGGATTCGTCGAGCTGCAGAACATAGCGCCCGAGTACGGCATCACCGACAAAAGCCTGCGCAAGCTCGCGGCCATCGTGCTCGGCGTCCGCATATCGAAAGCCCAGCGCCTGAGCAACTGGGAAGCCAAGCAGCTTACCCCGGCCCAGCAACTCTACGCGGCGACCGACGCGTGGATCGGCCGCGAGATCTATCTGAAGCTGAAAAAATAA
- a CDS encoding ATP-dependent DNA helicase RecQ → MIPREKLLETLRRHWGYERFRPLQLETIEDVCAGRDTLVLMPTGGGKSVVYQVPALASEGVCVVVTPLIALMKDQIDRLRSRRILAESIHSGMSPRDIDRILDNCVYGSVKFLYIAPERIDSELFRTRFGKMRVSLLAVDEAHCISQWGYDFRPSYLRIARLRELQPDMPVLALTASATPEVAEDIMRRLKFRKPHVRRMSFERANLSYVVRRTEDKHGQLLRIVGSVLGPGIVYVRTREKAETIAAFLNEHGIAAGFYHGGMNYLMRSVRQDEWIRGTTRVMVATNAFGMGIDKADVRFVVHYDVCDSLEAYYQEAGRAGRDGKPAYAVTLLSDDDASKAGRRMELDFPSKQTIRRVYEALFNYLGVAVGDGRGASFTFNVFDFAARFRFFVPTALQSIKILQQNGYMVLTDETDNPPRIRFIVQRDELYRIRVDRRELDHFITVLLRRYSGLFSDFVPIAEDELAHLTGYTAGQVRELLKKLWQLHIVKYIPGNRSPMLILSEERLPADDVRISPESYTLRKEAAEKRLGAMLRYLNGDECRSIAIRRYFGEQEPSPCGICDRCRERRKSGLGSRRNVLGQRILELVENRPTDVKTLVSNLGGDASTILDTVTSLLDNGEIIEREDGKLRINR, encoded by the coding sequence ATGATCCCGCGCGAAAAACTGCTCGAGACACTCCGCCGCCACTGGGGCTACGAACGTTTCCGCCCGCTGCAGCTCGAGACGATCGAGGACGTGTGCGCCGGACGGGACACGCTCGTGCTGATGCCCACCGGCGGCGGCAAGTCGGTCGTCTATCAGGTACCCGCCTTGGCTTCGGAGGGCGTATGCGTCGTTGTGACGCCTCTTATCGCGCTGATGAAGGACCAGATCGACCGCCTGCGCTCGCGCCGGATTCTGGCCGAGTCGATCCACTCGGGCATGTCGCCGCGCGACATCGACCGCATTCTGGACAACTGCGTGTACGGCAGCGTCAAGTTTCTCTACATAGCTCCCGAGCGAATCGACAGCGAGCTGTTCCGGACCCGCTTCGGGAAAATGCGCGTGTCGTTGCTGGCCGTCGACGAGGCGCACTGCATCTCCCAATGGGGCTACGACTTCCGGCCCTCCTATCTGCGTATCGCGCGGCTGCGGGAGCTGCAGCCCGACATGCCGGTCCTCGCGCTGACCGCTTCGGCGACGCCCGAGGTCGCCGAGGACATCATGCGCCGCCTGAAGTTCCGCAAGCCGCACGTCCGCCGCATGAGTTTCGAGCGGGCGAACCTGAGCTATGTCGTGCGGCGCACCGAGGACAAGCACGGTCAACTGCTGCGCATCGTCGGAAGCGTGCTCGGCCCGGGCATCGTCTATGTCCGCACCCGGGAAAAGGCCGAAACGATCGCGGCTTTTCTGAACGAGCACGGCATAGCGGCCGGATTCTATCACGGCGGCATGAACTACCTGATGCGCTCCGTGCGTCAGGACGAGTGGATCAGAGGAACGACGCGCGTCATGGTCGCAACCAACGCATTCGGCATGGGGATCGACAAGGCCGACGTCCGTTTCGTCGTGCACTACGATGTCTGCGACTCGCTCGAGGCATACTATCAGGAGGCCGGGCGCGCGGGACGCGACGGCAAACCGGCCTACGCCGTCACGCTGCTTTCGGACGACGACGCATCGAAAGCGGGGCGCCGCATGGAACTCGACTTCCCCTCCAAACAGACGATCCGCCGCGTGTACGAAGCGCTGTTCAACTATCTGGGCGTAGCCGTCGGCGACGGCCGGGGCGCTTCTTTCACGTTCAACGTGTTCGATTTCGCGGCGCGGTTCCGCTTTTTCGTTCCGACAGCTCTCCAGTCGATCAAGATCCTGCAACAGAACGGCTACATGGTCCTGACCGACGAAACGGACAACCCGCCCCGCATCCGTTTCATCGTCCAGCGCGACGAGCTGTACCGCATCCGGGTGGACCGCCGCGAGCTGGACCACTTCATCACGGTGCTGCTGAGACGGTACAGCGGCCTGTTCAGCGACTTCGTGCCCATCGCCGAGGACGAACTCGCGCACCTGACGGGCTATACGGCCGGCCAGGTACGCGAACTGCTGAAAAAGCTGTGGCAACTGCACATCGTCAAGTACATTCCGGGCAATCGCAGTCCGATGCTGATTCTCTCCGAGGAGCGCCTGCCGGCGGACGACGTGCGCATATCTCCCGAAAGCTACACCCTGAGAAAGGAAGCGGCCGAGAAACGGCTCGGCGCCATGCTCCGCTACCTGAACGGAGACGAGTGCCGCAGCATCGCCATCCGCCGCTACTTCGGCGAGCAGGAACCCTCTCCCTGCGGCATCTGCGACCGATGCCGGGAGCGACGCAAAAGCGGCCTCGGCTCGCGGAGGAACGTTCTCGGGCAGCGGATTCTGGAACTCGTCGAGAACCGGCCGACCGATGTCAAGACGCTGGTCTCGAACCTCGGAGGCGATGCCTCGACCATTCTCGACACGGTGACCTCCCTGCTCGACAACGGCGAAATTATCGAGCGGGAGGATGGGAAACTCCGGATTAATCGGTAA
- a CDS encoding SagB/ThcOx family dehydrogenase, with the protein MKTVLLAFTALILTSMAMEQNSIELPAPVKTGGMPLMEALSKRATDRLMDPARSLDEQQLSNLLWAAWGINRPDGRRTAPSALNRQEIDIYLIGRRDAYRYDAAEHELVGVAEGDFRRDVNSQDYTKTCDWILVYVADYSKMAGGSDSDRAVTAGIDAGLIAQNVYLYGASEGLAVVVHMSINRDVIARALKLGASQHIVLAQSVGLPASR; encoded by the coding sequence ATGAAAACCGTGTTGCTGGCCTTTACGGCCCTGATCTTAACATCCATGGCTATGGAACAGAACAGCATCGAACTGCCCGCCCCGGTCAAAACGGGAGGCATGCCGCTGATGGAGGCGCTTTCGAAACGGGCGACCGACCGGCTGATGGACCCCGCGCGCTCGCTGGACGAACAACAGTTGTCGAACCTGCTGTGGGCGGCATGGGGAATCAATCGCCCCGACGGCCGCCGGACGGCCCCTTCGGCATTGAACCGTCAGGAAATCGATATTTACCTGATCGGCCGCCGCGACGCGTACCGCTACGATGCGGCCGAACACGAACTGGTCGGCGTGGCCGAGGGCGACTTCCGCAGGGACGTCAACTCGCAGGACTACACGAAAACATGCGACTGGATTCTGGTATACGTCGCCGACTACTCGAAAATGGCGGGCGGTAGCGATTCCGACAGGGCCGTCACGGCCGGCATCGATGCCGGACTGATCGCGCAGAACGTCTACTTGTACGGAGCGTCCGAAGGACTGGCCGTCGTCGTGCACATGTCGATCAACCGCGACGTGATCGCCCGCGCGCTGAAGCTCGGAGCCTCGCAGCATATCGTCCTCGCTCAGAGCGTAGGCCTCCCCGCCAGCCGATGA
- a CDS encoding alpha/beta hydrolase yields MKRLFAVLAACAAFCCALEAQTPQPLYPDGPERSSGIDPASTVDRDGVLFNVTVPDYYVFLPERERAVGQMVVVCPGGGYGCVCYEREGLEVARWLGDHGIAALVLRYRMPNGHHEIPLEDVHEAIRIARRNAPSWGVDPHQVGVMGFSAGGHLASTASTHFDERTRPDFSILIYPVITMGERYTHMGSRENLLGKGYDAGLVERYSSERQVTPQTPPAFIALSDNDEVVPVRNSILYYDALKENGVPAELHVYPTGRHGWIGRFDYWDEYRAALLRWLGQVREGKLTE; encoded by the coding sequence ATGAAAAGACTTTTCGCCGTATTGGCCGCCTGCGCGGCTTTTTGCTGCGCACTCGAGGCTCAGACTCCGCAGCCTCTCTATCCCGACGGCCCCGAGCGCTCGAGCGGGATCGATCCTGCGTCGACCGTCGATCGCGACGGGGTTCTGTTCAACGTGACCGTCCCCGATTATTACGTATTCCTGCCCGAGAGGGAGCGGGCCGTAGGACAGATGGTCGTTGTCTGTCCGGGCGGGGGGTACGGATGCGTCTGCTACGAGCGCGAGGGGCTCGAGGTGGCCCGCTGGCTTGGCGACCACGGCATCGCCGCTTTGGTGCTCCGTTACCGGATGCCGAACGGCCACCACGAAATTCCGTTGGAAGACGTGCACGAGGCGATCCGCATCGCACGGCGCAATGCCCCGTCGTGGGGCGTCGATCCGCATCAGGTGGGCGTCATGGGTTTCTCGGCCGGCGGACATCTGGCCTCGACGGCGTCCACGCATTTCGACGAACGGACGCGCCCCGACTTTTCGATTCTGATCTATCCGGTCATTACGATGGGAGAGCGATACACCCACATGGGCAGCCGCGAGAACCTGCTGGGCAAAGGATACGACGCCGGACTGGTCGAACGCTATTCGAGCGAGCGGCAGGTGACTCCGCAGACCCCGCCCGCCTTTATCGCGCTGAGCGACAACGACGAGGTGGTGCCGGTCCGTAACAGTATCCTGTATTACGACGCGCTCAAAGAAAACGGCGTACCGGCCGAACTGCACGTCTATCCGACCGGCCGGCACGGCTGGATCGGCCGCTTCGATTATTGGGACGAGTATCGCGCGGCCTTGCTTCGCTGGCTCGGCCAAGTCCGGGAGGGGAAGCTGACCGAGTAG
- a CDS encoding acetylxylan esterase, giving the protein MRRNLLLTAILTVFAVAAVSAQSQMNEADGYRLLVAPDRADGSYGRGDEVRFLVSFEKDGAPVADGELTWEVTKDSWKPKTSGVARVSDGRAVIGGHELDEPGFLQCRVKFVTPQGHELRAMAGAGVDKLLIGPSMPEPKDFMSYWKRELKKQAKIPMNIRLTPAPSTDPGIAVFDVQADCEPGSFSAYLAYPKDAKPGTLPAMVTLNGAGVKSSRAWWAVSWAKDGLCVLDFNVHGLPNGEPDSYYADLENGPMFEYFLFGRDDRDSMFFHEMVMRLIRAIDVITAQPQWDGKTVMVHGCSQGGAQAVMAGCLDPRVDLVCAEIPAMCDHTGMAADRASGWPLLVECDGEGVPDARQLKAARYYDVVNFARHVTVPTYVTAGIIDSLCPPTTVYAMYNQLKGEKHMLEHPTTGHILTSQGEDFSRQAVREFVRRERDAER; this is encoded by the coding sequence ATGAGAAGAAACCTATTGCTTACAGCGATTTTGACTGTTTTTGCCGTCGCGGCGGTTTCCGCCCAGAGCCAGATGAACGAGGCGGACGGATACCGGCTGCTCGTGGCGCCCGACCGGGCCGACGGCTCGTACGGTCGGGGCGACGAAGTGCGCTTTTTGGTGTCGTTCGAGAAGGACGGGGCTCCCGTAGCGGACGGCGAGCTGACATGGGAGGTGACCAAAGACTCGTGGAAACCCAAGACTTCCGGCGTGGCCCGCGTCAGCGACGGACGGGCTGTGATCGGGGGGCATGAGCTCGACGAACCCGGCTTCTTGCAATGCCGCGTGAAGTTCGTTACGCCGCAGGGGCACGAACTCCGGGCGATGGCGGGCGCCGGCGTCGACAAGCTGCTGATCGGGCCCAGCATGCCCGAGCCGAAGGATTTTATGTCTTATTGGAAGCGCGAGCTGAAAAAGCAGGCGAAGATTCCGATGAATATCCGCCTGACTCCGGCTCCGTCGACCGATCCGGGTATCGCGGTGTTCGACGTGCAGGCCGACTGCGAGCCGGGGAGTTTTTCGGCCTATCTGGCTTATCCGAAGGACGCGAAGCCCGGTACGTTGCCCGCTATGGTGACGCTCAACGGCGCCGGGGTCAAGAGCTCCCGGGCGTGGTGGGCCGTGTCTTGGGCCAAAGACGGTCTGTGCGTGCTCGACTTCAACGTGCACGGCCTGCCCAACGGCGAACCCGACTCCTATTATGCCGACTTGGAGAACGGTCCGATGTTCGAATATTTCCTTTTCGGCCGGGACGACCGCGACTCGATGTTCTTTCACGAGATGGTCATGCGCCTGATCCGTGCGATCGACGTGATTACCGCTCAGCCCCAGTGGGACGGCAAGACGGTCATGGTACACGGTTGCAGTCAGGGAGGCGCTCAGGCCGTGATGGCCGGCTGTCTCGATCCGAGGGTCGATCTGGTCTGTGCCGAAATTCCCGCCATGTGCGACCATACGGGCATGGCGGCGGATCGCGCTTCCGGATGGCCGTTGTTGGTGGAATGCGACGGGGAGGGCGTGCCCGACGCCCGTCAGCTGAAAGCCGCGCGCTATTACGACGTGGTCAACTTCGCGCGCCATGTGACCGTGCCCACCTATGTGACGGCGGGGATCATCGATTCGCTCTGCCCACCGACCACCGTATATGCGATGTACAATCAGCTCAAGGGCGAGAAGCATATGCTCGAACATCCTACTACGGGGCATATCCTGACCTCGCAGGGCGAGGATTTCTCGCGGCAGGCCGTCCGCGAGTTCGTCCGGCGCGAGCGGGATGCCGAGCGATAG
- a CDS encoding ATP-binding cassette domain-containing protein yields the protein MENDGRNPVISLRGGVIRDESRRFREPVDFTLNADEHLAIVGPNGSGKTVLVETLSGLLYLERGELRYDFGKPGGKACDNIRHVTFRDAYGTADRGYYYQQRWNSSDREEAPLASEALGRTACDPRWRDELFAMLDMDRLLGKRIVLLSSGELRRFQIAKMLLASPRVLFVESPFIGLDAATRETLERLFRRLTERTDVRVVWVVSSPDDVPSFVTHVYVVDDRRCGPKQTREEFVRGESLSARRDDLAGRYARQAPVLPEPLNAGPDCDEVARLRNVTIRYGGRTILDSVDWTVRRGEKWTLTGANGSGKSTLLSLLCADNPQAYAQDISLFGRRRGTGESIWDIKRRIGYVSPEMHRSYVKDIPAVDIVASGFFDTIGLYRTPDDAQRAVCEQWMDAFGIRPLRDRSFLRLSSGEQRLLLLARAFVKDPDLLILDEPLHGLDCCNKERARAVISEFCRRPGKTMIYVTHYERELPDCINRRMELPRRG from the coding sequence ATGGAAAATGATGGACGAAACCCCGTGATCTCCCTGCGGGGAGGCGTGATCCGGGACGAGAGCCGGCGCTTCCGCGAGCCGGTCGACTTCACGCTGAACGCCGACGAGCATCTGGCGATCGTCGGACCGAACGGCAGCGGGAAAACCGTGCTGGTCGAGACGCTGTCGGGCCTGCTGTATCTGGAGCGGGGCGAATTGCGCTACGATTTCGGCAAACCCGGCGGCAAGGCTTGCGATAACATACGCCATGTTACGTTCCGCGATGCGTACGGCACGGCCGATCGCGGCTATTATTACCAGCAGCGGTGGAACTCTTCCGACCGCGAGGAGGCGCCTCTGGCGTCGGAGGCGCTCGGGCGTACGGCCTGCGATCCGCGGTGGCGAGACGAGTTGTTTGCGATGCTGGACATGGACCGCTTGCTCGGCAAGCGGATCGTGCTGCTTTCGAGCGGCGAGCTGCGCCGGTTCCAGATCGCCAAGATGCTGCTGGCCTCTCCCCGCGTGCTCTTTGTCGAGAGCCCGTTCATCGGGCTCGACGCGGCTACGCGGGAGACGCTCGAGCGGCTTTTCAGGAGACTGACCGAGCGGACCGACGTGCGGGTCGTGTGGGTGGTCTCGTCGCCCGACGACGTGCCTTCGTTCGTGACGCATGTATACGTCGTGGACGACCGGCGTTGCGGGCCCAAGCAGACGCGGGAGGAGTTCGTGCGCGGCGAGTCGCTTTCGGCCCGGCGGGACGATCTGGCCGGACGCTATGCGAGGCAGGCTCCCGTTCTGCCCGAACCGCTGAACGCCGGGCCGGATTGCGACGAAGTGGCCCGGCTTCGGAACGTGACGATTCGCTACGGCGGCCGGACGATTCTCGACTCGGTCGACTGGACGGTCCGCCGGGGCGAAAAGTGGACGCTGACAGGCGCGAACGGCTCGGGCAAGTCGACGCTGCTGAGCCTGCTGTGCGCCGACAATCCGCAGGCCTATGCGCAGGACATTTCGCTGTTCGGACGGCGTCGCGGCACGGGCGAGAGCATCTGGGACATCAAGCGCCGCATCGGTTACGTGTCGCCCGAGATGCACCGCTCTTATGTGAAGGATATTCCGGCCGTCGATATCGTCGCATCGGGCTTTTTCGATACGATCGGACTGTACCGGACGCCCGACGACGCCCAGCGCGCCGTTTGCGAGCAATGGATGGACGCTTTCGGTATCCGTCCGCTCAGGGATCGCTCTTTCCTGCGGCTTTCCTCCGGCGAACAGCGCCTGCTGCTGCTCGCCCGGGCGTTCGTCAAGGACCCCGACCTGCTGATTCTGGACGAGCCGCTGCACGGGCTCGACTGCTGCAACAAGGAGCGCGCCCGGGCCGTGATCTCGGAGTTCTGCCGGCGTCCGGGCAAGACGATGATTTACGTGACGCATTACGAGCGGGAGCTGCCGGATTGCATAAACCGGCGGATGGAGCTTCCGAGACGCGGGTAA